From Salinirubellus salinus, the proteins below share one genomic window:
- a CDS encoding ABC transporter substrate-binding protein produces the protein MCDRSRPVGRRAALAGIAGGATVLSGGCLQRLRSVAGWRSPEQVRLRIETLPADADPYALELARTVAEWFRTAGLDAQVLPMSEQELSRQTLLRGAFDLFVTRLPAWVRDPDGLYPLLHSQYADAPGWQNPFGYADLEVDDLLEAQRRVAGGRRYDTLDQLQRRLARSQPFTVLGFADDVRAADRHRADWGAADLDTAQGYLSLPIADVAPSVGGAEGVGRRGDGRRGDDGEPTTLRLASTDHRATTNLNPLSVEFRRNGVLTGLLYDSLGREADGRLQPWLAERWEFPRTDPAVAEVHLREDAEWHDGVALTAEDVAFTYDLLADTSLGGTVPDGTETTTQASAPVPAPRFRGRSGLVETVTALDSATVEFRFGGVHPTVAVRAFTVPVLPAHVWRERTGPATFGGIDVGPVTDALVTNNIPPVGSGPLRFVRNTPRESLVLERFDGHFSVGALDLGGPAFDRLVVLIAGSDVSCVERVASGDADVTATPVGAETVPRIGRRAGLELLVERSATPYVLGYNVRRPHLNNPRFRNTLAGLVDGTHLVETVFDGYGHPAVGPLWDTRWYPAALEWDDGNPVTPFLGRRGDLDEERVREAFREAGYRYDDGRLVGGRT, from the coding sequence ATGTGCGACAGGTCTCGACCGGTCGGTCGACGGGCCGCACTCGCCGGTATCGCCGGCGGCGCCACCGTGCTCTCGGGAGGGTGTCTCCAGCGGCTCCGGAGCGTCGCCGGCTGGCGCTCACCCGAGCAGGTCCGCCTCCGCATCGAGACCCTCCCGGCCGACGCCGACCCGTACGCGCTCGAGCTCGCGCGGACCGTCGCGGAGTGGTTCCGCACCGCCGGGCTCGACGCGCAGGTCCTCCCGATGTCCGAGCAGGAACTCTCCCGGCAGACGCTGTTGCGCGGCGCGTTCGACCTGTTCGTCACCCGCCTCCCCGCGTGGGTCCGGGACCCCGACGGGCTCTACCCGCTGTTGCACTCGCAGTACGCCGACGCCCCCGGCTGGCAGAACCCGTTCGGTTACGCCGACCTCGAGGTGGACGACCTGCTCGAAGCCCAGCGCCGGGTCGCGGGCGGGCGTCGATACGACACCCTCGACCAGCTCCAGCGCCGTCTCGCCCGGAGCCAGCCGTTCACCGTCCTCGGGTTCGCCGACGACGTGCGGGCGGCCGACCGGCACCGTGCCGACTGGGGGGCGGCCGACCTCGACACGGCGCAGGGGTACCTCTCGCTCCCGATCGCGGACGTGGCACCGTCGGTCGGGGGAGCCGAGGGTGTCGGAAGGCGAGGCGACGGGAGGCGAGGCGACGACGGCGAACCCACCACCCTCCGACTGGCCTCCACCGACCACCGCGCGACGACGAACCTGAACCCGCTCTCCGTGGAGTTCCGGCGGAACGGCGTGCTCACGGGGCTGCTCTACGACTCGCTTGGCCGCGAGGCCGACGGTCGCCTCCAGCCGTGGCTGGCCGAGCGCTGGGAGTTCCCCCGGACCGACCCGGCGGTCGCCGAGGTCCACCTCCGAGAGGACGCCGAGTGGCACGACGGCGTCGCACTCACCGCCGAGGACGTGGCGTTCACCTACGACCTGCTCGCGGACACGTCGCTTGGGGGGACGGTCCCCGACGGCACCGAGACGACGACGCAGGCGAGTGCGCCGGTCCCCGCCCCACGGTTCCGCGGCCGAAGCGGGCTGGTGGAGACGGTCACCGCGCTCGACAGCGCCACCGTCGAGTTCCGGTTCGGCGGCGTCCACCCCACGGTCGCCGTCCGCGCGTTCACCGTCCCGGTGCTCCCGGCACACGTCTGGCGCGAGCGGACCGGCCCCGCCACCTTCGGCGGCATCGACGTCGGCCCGGTGACCGACGCACTCGTCACGAATAACATCCCGCCGGTGGGGAGCGGTCCGCTCCGGTTCGTCCGGAACACGCCCCGCGAGTCGCTCGTCCTCGAGCGGTTCGACGGCCACTTCTCGGTCGGAGCACTCGACCTCGGCGGCCCCGCGTTCGACCGCCTCGTGGTCCTGATCGCCGGCTCCGACGTGAGCTGTGTCGAGCGCGTCGCGAGCGGCGACGCCGACGTGACCGCGACCCCCGTCGGGGCGGAGACGGTCCCCCGTATCGGCCGGAGAGCCGGGCTGGAACTGCTCGTCGAGCGGTCGGCCACGCCGTACGTGCTCGGGTACAACGTCCGGCGTCCCCACCTCAACAACCCGCGATTCCGGAACACGCTGGCCGGCCTCGTCGACGGTACTCACCTCGTCGAGACGGTGTTCGACGGCTACGGCCACCCCGCGGTCGGCCCGCTCTGGGACACCCGGTGGTACCCGGCGGCACTGGAGTGGGACGACGGGAACCCGGTCACCCCGTTCCTCGGACGCAGGGGCGACCTCGACGAGGAACGGGTCCGCGAGGCGTTCCGCGAGGCCGGCTACCGTTACGACGACGGCCGACTCGTCGGGGGGCGGACGTGA
- a CDS encoding phosphatase PAP2 family protein, which yields MTLLALLAQVVGVVLALHVVSLAVVGVGEPRAALGAARRTARRVAPAGAVLAGVLLVNGVVRDAGVELSWLVGVNVTARIHALEGGLVADLQSFAGPPLTAYFGFVYVFGYVFLLTFPLVLYALRGAPRPLYATLVAYGLNYGVGLVCYVLFVAYGPRNFMPELVDSLLYTSWPGVQRLTSAVNVNTNVFPSLHASLSVTAAVLAYRFRAVAPRWTPIAASLALSVAVATMYLGIHWLTDVLGGLVLAGACVHVALGLSADVGDDRGECPERAECGERGERSERTA from the coding sequence GTGACGCTGCTCGCGCTCCTCGCACAGGTGGTCGGCGTCGTCCTCGCGCTCCACGTGGTCTCGCTCGCCGTCGTCGGCGTCGGCGAGCCACGCGCCGCGCTCGGGGCCGCCCGCCGGACCGCACGCCGGGTCGCCCCGGCCGGTGCGGTGCTCGCCGGGGTGCTCCTCGTCAACGGTGTCGTCCGCGACGCGGGCGTCGAACTCTCGTGGCTCGTCGGGGTGAACGTCACGGCGCGCATCCACGCCCTCGAGGGGGGACTGGTCGCCGACCTCCAGTCGTTCGCCGGCCCCCCGCTGACGGCGTACTTCGGGTTCGTCTACGTGTTCGGCTACGTCTTCTTGCTCACGTTCCCGCTCGTGCTCTACGCGCTCCGCGGGGCGCCCCGGCCGCTGTACGCGACGCTCGTCGCCTACGGCCTGAACTACGGCGTCGGCCTGGTCTGTTACGTCCTGTTCGTCGCCTACGGCCCGCGGAACTTCATGCCCGAACTCGTCGACTCGCTGCTCTACACGAGCTGGCCGGGCGTCCAGCGCCTGACCAGCGCCGTCAACGTCAACACGAACGTGTTCCCGTCGCTCCACGCCTCGCTGTCGGTGACGGCGGCGGTGCTGGCCTACCGCTTCCGGGCCGTCGCCCCCCGCTGGACGCCCATCGCCGCCTCGCTCGCGCTCTCGGTCGCCGTCGCCACGATGTACCTCGGCATCCACTGGCTGACCGACGTGCTCGGTGGGCTGGTGCTGGCCGGCGCCTGCGTCCACGTCGCGCTCGGCCTCTCGGCCGACGTCGGCGACGACCGGGGCGAGTGTCCCGAGCGCGCCGAGTGCGGCGAACGCGGGGAGCGCAGCGAGCGAACCGCCTGA
- a CDS encoding IMP cyclohydrolase has translation MYVGRFVVVGPGIAAYRVSSRSFPDRRVVDRDGTLTVGPTADAPETDNPYVSYNCLRPAERAGEDLVVVGNGSHVDPVTEKLELGYPPRDALALSLLALDFEKDDYDTPRVAGVVSEDEAFVATVRRDALVVEAVEEPTLVATYETDSPEPFDLGAETASEAARELYDLDLEHPVCAAAATVGEAGVETAFHNG, from the coding sequence ATGTACGTCGGCCGCTTCGTCGTCGTCGGACCCGGTATCGCCGCCTACCGCGTCTCCTCGCGCTCGTTCCCCGACCGCCGCGTCGTTGATCGCGACGGCACCCTCACCGTCGGTCCCACCGCGGACGCTCCGGAGACGGACAACCCCTACGTCTCGTACAACTGCCTGCGCCCGGCCGAGCGGGCCGGCGAGGACCTCGTCGTCGTCGGCAACGGGTCGCACGTCGACCCCGTCACGGAGAAGTTGGAGCTGGGCTACCCGCCCCGCGACGCGCTGGCGCTCTCGCTGCTCGCGCTCGACTTCGAGAAGGACGACTACGACACCCCCCGCGTGGCGGGCGTCGTGAGCGAGGACGAGGCGTTCGTCGCCACCGTCCGCCGGGACGCCCTCGTCGTGGAGGCCGTCGAGGAGCCCACGCTCGTCGCCACCTACGAGACGGACTCCCCGGAGCCGTTCGACCTCGGGGCCGAGACGGCGAGCGAGGCGGCCCGCGAACTCTACGACCTCGACCTCGAACACCCGGTCTGTGCGGCCGCCGCCACGGTCGGCGAGGCGGGCGTCGAGACGGCGTTCCACAACGGCTAG
- a CDS encoding metallophosphoesterase family protein, which yields MRVAVVSDLHSNRPALEAVLEDCPPVDGWLCAGDVVGYGPHPGFCVDVMRERAVPTVLGNHDRAVVTDTGFSFNSSAGDGVVYARRELTDDQRAWLAGLSTTLAAFDGRVAVVHGHPDDPDRYVYPALFSGEDIEAARREVSGAEGCDVLVCGHTHVQGHERFDEGLVLNPGSVGQPRDGDPRAAYAILDLDSLTVEERRVEYDVEAMVDAVRAAGLPEGSGTRLRKGR from the coding sequence ATGCGCGTCGCCGTCGTCTCCGACCTCCACAGTAACCGTCCGGCGCTCGAGGCCGTCCTCGAGGACTGTCCCCCGGTCGACGGGTGGCTCTGCGCCGGGGACGTGGTCGGCTACGGCCCCCACCCCGGATTCTGCGTGGACGTGATGCGCGAGCGGGCGGTGCCGACGGTGCTCGGGAACCACGACCGGGCGGTGGTGACGGACACCGGCTTCTCGTTCAACTCCAGCGCCGGCGACGGCGTGGTCTACGCTCGGCGCGAACTGACCGACGACCAGCGAGCGTGGTTGGCGGGGTTGTCGACGACGCTCGCCGCGTTCGACGGCCGGGTCGCGGTGGTCCACGGCCACCCGGACGACCCGGACCGCTACGTCTACCCGGCGCTGTTCTCCGGCGAGGACATCGAGGCGGCCCGCCGGGAGGTGTCCGGTGCCGAGGGGTGTGACGTGCTCGTCTGTGGCCACACCCACGTCCAGGGCCACGAGCGGTTCGACGAGGGGCTCGTGCTGAACCCCGGGAGCGTCGGCCAGCCGCGCGACGGCGACCCGCGGGCGGCCTACGCGATTCTGGATCTCGACAGCCTGACCGTCGAGGAACGCCGGGTCGAGTACGACGTGGAGGCGATGGTCGACGCGGTTCGGGCGGCGGGCCTGCCGGAGGGGTCGGGGACCCGGTTGCGGAAGGGCCGGTGA
- a CDS encoding universal stress protein: MAVLVAYDGSDPAQKAVKRAVRAVRECGDEEIVLLRVIEAADGMLEAGFDIVQDRLREAQAEKRSELSDDIRTLLEAEDIEFRIETVAGKPSREIVAFAEEHDVSEIVVGSHGREGVSRVLLGNVAENVVRRAPTTVIVVR, encoded by the coding sequence ATGGCAGTCCTCGTGGCCTACGACGGGTCCGACCCGGCACAGAAAGCGGTGAAGCGCGCGGTCAGAGCCGTGCGCGAGTGTGGAGACGAGGAGATCGTCCTCCTTCGCGTCATCGAAGCCGCCGACGGGATGCTCGAAGCCGGCTTCGACATCGTCCAAGACCGGCTCCGGGAGGCACAGGCGGAGAAGCGCAGCGAGCTGTCCGACGACATCAGGACGCTCCTCGAGGCCGAGGATATCGAGTTCCGTATCGAGACGGTGGCCGGAAAGCCCTCCAGGGAGATCGTCGCGTTCGCGGAGGAACACGACGTCTCCGAGATCGTCGTCGGGAGCCACGGTCGAGAGGGCGTCTCCCGGGTGTTACTGGGGAACGTCGCCGAGAACGTCGTTCGTCGGGCGCCGACCACGGTCATCGTCGTTCGCTGA
- a CDS encoding tryptophanase: MLHYRVRMVEPIHLPSRADRSAALERAGHNVFNLDSEDVFVDLLTDSGTGTMSTAQWAAMFEGDEAYAGSRSFHDLREAVEDVTGLPHTIPAHQGRGAENALYGTLLSEGDVVLNNTHFDTTRAHVANQGAEAVDCPVEGAWDHDSEGEFLGNFSIEKAWDVVDEVGADRVTVVVSTITNNSAAGQPVSLENLRETAQFARDIDALFVLDACRFAENAYFIHEAERSEASERASGETASREREAGQHDRPLAEIARAQFDDADAVVVSGKKDGLVNIGGFVACREESLADRVKARTTLYEGFPTYGGMAGRDLAAMAVGLREAVEPPYVADRVGQVAYLGDLLADADLPVFQPTGGHAVYLDAGAVLTDIPAERFPAQRFVCELYRESGVRAVELGEFAFPGAGRPQLVRLALPRRTYTREHLDHVADGVAAVADRAGEYEGLEVVTEPPMPELRHFSARLRSVPA; encoded by the coding sequence ATGCTTCACTATCGGGTCCGGATGGTCGAACCCATCCACCTCCCCAGCCGTGCGGACCGCTCGGCCGCGCTCGAGCGCGCCGGCCACAACGTGTTCAACCTCGACAGCGAGGACGTCTTCGTCGACCTCCTCACGGATTCTGGCACCGGCACGATGAGCACGGCTCAGTGGGCCGCGATGTTCGAGGGCGACGAGGCCTACGCCGGGTCCCGCTCCTTCCACGACCTCCGCGAGGCCGTCGAGGACGTGACCGGCCTGCCACACACCATCCCGGCCCACCAGGGCCGCGGGGCCGAGAACGCGCTCTACGGCACCCTCCTCTCCGAGGGCGACGTGGTCCTCAACAACACGCACTTCGACACCACCCGTGCCCACGTCGCCAACCAAGGGGCGGAGGCCGTCGACTGTCCCGTCGAGGGGGCGTGGGACCACGACAGCGAGGGCGAGTTCCTCGGGAACTTCTCCATCGAGAAGGCCTGGGACGTCGTCGACGAGGTGGGGGCTGACCGCGTCACCGTCGTCGTCTCGACCATCACGAACAACTCCGCTGCCGGCCAGCCGGTGAGCCTCGAGAACCTCCGCGAGACGGCCCAGTTCGCCCGTGATATCGACGCCCTGTTCGTGCTCGACGCCTGCCGGTTCGCGGAGAACGCCTACTTCATCCACGAGGCCGAGCGGAGCGAGGCCTCGGAACGAGCGAGCGGTGAAACCGCGAGCCGGGAACGAGAGGCCGGCCAGCACGACCGTCCGCTCGCGGAGATCGCCCGCGCCCAGTTCGACGACGCCGACGCCGTCGTCGTCTCGGGGAAGAAGGACGGCCTCGTCAACATCGGTGGGTTCGTCGCGTGCCGCGAGGAGTCGCTCGCCGACCGCGTGAAGGCCCGGACCACGCTCTACGAGGGGTTCCCCACCTACGGCGGGATGGCGGGGCGCGACCTCGCGGCGATGGCCGTCGGTCTCCGGGAGGCGGTCGAACCTCCCTACGTCGCAGACCGGGTCGGACAGGTCGCGTACCTCGGCGACCTGCTCGCGGACGCCGACCTGCCTGTCTTCCAGCCGACGGGTGGCCACGCCGTCTACCTCGACGCCGGCGCCGTCCTCACCGACATCCCGGCCGAGCGGTTCCCGGCCCAGCGGTTCGTCTGCGAACTCTACCGCGAGAGCGGGGTCCGCGCGGTGGAACTCGGCGAGTTCGCGTTCCCAGGCGCGGGCCGGCCGCAACTCGTCCGCCTCGCGCTCCCGCGGCGGACCTACACCCGCGAACACCTCGACCACGTCGCCGACGGCGTCGCCGCCGTTGCGGACCGGGCGGGCGAGTACGAGGGCCTCGAGGTCGTCACGGAGCCACCGATGCCGGAGTTACGCCACTTCAGCGCCCGGCTGCGGTCGGTCCCCGCCTGA
- a CDS encoding aspartate kinase: protein MRVVAKFGGTSLGNGDRVNRAADSVAAAVEAGHEVAVVASAMGSTTDFLLDAITFEADEREEAEIVSMGERTSVRMLKAALTSRGVNAEFLEPGSEHWPVITDPQGEVDVEATAERGKRLAARMAAEGVVPVVTGFLAQDHDGNITTLGRGGSDTSAVMLGKYLDADEVVIVTDVEGVMTGDPRVVEGARNVGKITVDELRNLSFRGAEVVAPSALSYKTADLDVRVVHYQHGDLLTGGTSIEGQFENLIDLREGKLACLTVAGRAIRNTPGILEELSKAMAEADINVDAVASGLDSVTYYVDQDRAEETEAALHETVVGSDALSSVTVEDDIAVVRVTGGELPNQPGILRQIIDPLADANITLLDVITSATSVAVFVHWADREETLRIIQEEFAS from the coding sequence ATGCGTGTAGTCGCCAAGTTCGGGGGGACCTCCCTCGGCAACGGGGACCGGGTCAATCGCGCGGCGGACTCCGTCGCGGCGGCGGTCGAGGCCGGCCACGAGGTGGCCGTCGTCGCCAGCGCGATGGGCAGCACGACCGACTTCCTGCTCGACGCCATCACGTTCGAGGCGGACGAGCGTGAGGAGGCCGAGATCGTTTCGATGGGCGAGCGGACCTCGGTGCGGATGCTGAAGGCCGCGCTCACCTCGCGCGGGGTGAACGCGGAGTTCCTCGAACCCGGCTCCGAGCACTGGCCGGTCATCACCGACCCGCAGGGGGAGGTGGACGTGGAGGCGACCGCCGAGCGTGGCAAGCGACTCGCCGCGCGGATGGCCGCCGAGGGCGTCGTCCCGGTCGTCACCGGGTTCCTCGCGCAGGACCACGACGGCAACATCACCACGCTCGGGCGCGGCGGCTCCGACACCAGCGCGGTGATGCTCGGGAAGTACCTCGACGCCGACGAGGTCGTCATCGTCACCGACGTGGAGGGCGTGATGACCGGCGACCCACGGGTCGTCGAGGGGGCGCGCAACGTCGGGAAGATCACGGTCGACGAACTCCGGAACCTCTCGTTCCGCGGGGCCGAGGTCGTCGCGCCCTCCGCGCTCTCTTACAAGACGGCGGACCTCGACGTCCGCGTCGTCCACTACCAGCACGGCGACCTGCTCACCGGCGGGACGAGCATCGAGGGGCAGTTCGAGAACCTCATCGACCTCCGCGAGGGGAAACTGGCCTGTCTCACCGTCGCCGGGCGCGCCATCCGGAACACGCCGGGCATCCTCGAGGAGCTCTCGAAGGCGATGGCCGAGGCCGACATCAACGTCGACGCCGTCGCGTCCGGGCTGGACTCGGTCACCTACTACGTGGACCAGGACCGCGCCGAGGAGACCGAGGCCGCGCTCCACGAGACGGTCGTCGGGAGCGACGCGCTCTCCTCCGTGACGGTCGAGGACGACATCGCCGTCGTCCGGGTGACGGGTGGTGAACTCCCGAACCAGCCGGGGATCCTCCGACAGATTATCGACCCGCTCGCGGACGCGAACATCACGCTGCTGGACGTCATCACCTCGGCGACCAGCGTCGCCGTCTTCGTCCACTGGGCGGACCGCGAGGAGACGCTGCGTATCATCCAGGAGGAGTTCGCCTCCTGA
- a CDS encoding RAD55 family ATPase: MSEDLADGSADDPPEDPPAYCDFCRMPIPTDPVRAAAAVVDGDGDTDTDEYVFCSEACRDALADAEFAFTEYHGHRRVRPGVSAFDASLPQGFPRNAFVLMSGEAGTRDRAVQAELVWRTLQRGEPVVIVSLQEPPGSVVQQFLTLEWNVLPYLERGQLHIVDAFTYRLSDRDRMFDRMDEWNKHLYDVARDATTTVRDPSDLGELHNKVDNAMRARDMVDDGLVLVDSLTELGTLVQPVRAYNFVKDLRADVCKGRFVPIFAGATLSGARDEFPHDLEYVVDGIVEMRLNQEIIADTLIKQARIRKLNGVLVIPEWHAYEYTSGTGMVLFDPEEEQEKTRKRREAEAAADAEEGEDGDGDPDEEGETADTDADAATADPATNGDGTDSPADADDPNEDARPAEAADTTASGRDEA; this comes from the coding sequence CGACCCCCCCGAGGACCCGCCGGCGTACTGTGACTTCTGTCGGATGCCCATCCCCACCGACCCGGTCCGCGCGGCGGCGGCCGTCGTCGACGGGGACGGCGACACCGACACCGACGAGTACGTCTTCTGCTCCGAGGCGTGTCGGGACGCTCTCGCGGACGCCGAGTTCGCCTTCACGGAGTACCACGGCCACCGCCGGGTCCGACCCGGGGTCTCGGCGTTCGACGCCTCGCTCCCGCAGGGGTTCCCGCGCAACGCGTTCGTGCTGATGTCCGGCGAGGCCGGCACCCGGGACCGGGCGGTGCAGGCCGAACTGGTCTGGCGGACACTCCAGCGCGGCGAGCCGGTCGTCATCGTCTCCCTGCAGGAGCCACCGGGAAGCGTCGTCCAGCAGTTCCTCACGCTCGAGTGGAACGTCCTCCCCTACCTCGAACGGGGGCAACTCCACATCGTCGACGCGTTCACCTACCGGTTGAGCGACCGGGACCGGATGTTCGACCGGATGGACGAGTGGAACAAGCACCTCTACGACGTGGCCCGGGACGCCACCACCACCGTCCGTGACCCCTCGGACCTCGGGGAACTCCACAACAAGGTGGACAACGCGATGCGAGCGCGCGACATGGTCGACGACGGGCTGGTCCTCGTGGACTCCCTGACGGAACTCGGCACGCTCGTCCAGCCGGTCCGGGCGTACAACTTCGTGAAGGACCTCCGTGCCGACGTCTGCAAGGGGCGGTTCGTCCCCATCTTCGCCGGCGCCACCCTCTCGGGTGCCCGCGACGAGTTCCCCCACGACCTGGAGTACGTCGTCGACGGTATCGTCGAGATGCGCCTGAACCAGGAGATCATCGCGGACACGCTCATCAAGCAGGCGCGCATCCGGAAACTGAACGGCGTCCTCGTCATCCCCGAGTGGCACGCCTACGAGTACACCTCCGGGACGGGGATGGTGCTGTTCGACCCCGAGGAGGAGCAGGAGAAGACGCGCAAGCGCCGGGAGGCGGAAGCCGCGGCCGACGCCGAGGAGGGCGAGGACGGAGACGGCGACCCGGACGAGGAGGGAGAGACGGCAGACACCGACGCCGACGCCGCGACGGCCGACCCGGCGACCAACGGCGACGGGACCGACTCTCCCGCCGACGCGGATGACCCAAACGAGGACGCCCGCCCGGCGGAGGCGGCGGACACGACGGCCTCGGGTCGCGACGAAGCCTGA